The genomic interval ACTTTGTATCCAAACAAGATTCAGCTTATTATGCAGAACTTTTTAAGAAAGACGCGCTTACGGGCGGCCATGTTATTATGCTCGGCGGCGGAAACGAGGAAGCGGCAGTTCGGGCTCTTGCAGCATATCCAGGCGGCTTGCAAATTGGCGGTGGTATTACTGCAGATAACGCTGCCTTTTATTTGGAGAAGGGCGCATCGCATATTATTGTGACCTCCTATATTTTTAAAGATGGTCAGCTGAATGAGGATCATCTTGCAAAGATCGTCGCTGAAGTGGGGAAAGACCGTTTAGTAATCGATCTAAGCTGCAAGGAGAAGGACGGGCAATGGTTTGTTGTGACGAATCAATGGAAGCAATTCAGCGAGTTCGTTGTTAACCAACAAAACATCTCATTCCTTGAGCAGTATTGCAATGAGTTTCTTGTTCATGCTGTTGATGTGGAAGGCAAGCAAAGCGGCATTCAGCAAAGTCTCGTTCGTTCATTAGCTGATTGGGTAACGATTCCGACAACCTATGCCGGCGGAGCAAGGTCGATTGCGGATATGGATCAATTTAATGAGCTTTCAAACGGCAAGCTGGATTTAACAATCGGAAGTGCGCTTGATATTTTTGGCGGGCAATTATCCTATGAGGAAGTTGTTGCCTACAGTAACAAGGCTTAGAGAGAAAACAGCAACGAAGCTGGCTAAGTGAGACTTCGTTTCCTAGGTGGTGTTAAGGATGGATGTGGAAGAATATTATTGCAGGTTAAGAAACACTTTTCTAGCAAACCCAGAACGCGAGCCTATTTTTTTATCCATGGAACGGATCTGCGACATATTGTCTTGTACACGCAGAAATGTACAAATACTTTTAACAAAAATGATGGAAAAGAGCTATATCGAATGGTTGCCCGGTCGTGGCCGCGGAAATCTCTCGCAAATCGTATTTCTTGTTTCATACCGTGATATCGTACTCGGCAAAGCGAAGGGGCTAGTCGAGAAAGGGAAGATCAACGAGGCTTGGAGCATGCTCGAGATGCTTCAGGATCCAGCTGTGAAATCCGAAATTATGACATGGTTGTCTGAATTGTTTGGCGTGAAGCGGGATATGGAGGAGAAGGATATACTGAGGTTTCCCTTTTATCGTCCTCTCTTGCGCTTAGATCCTGCTTTCGTCTGTCGCCGCATGGAGACGCATTGGATAGAGCAGGTTTTTAATACATTGGTCAGATATTCAAATCAGGATGGTAAATTCCACCCTCAGCTTGCTCATTACTGGGAAAGCAACGTTATGAAAACGAGCTGGACGTTTTTTTTGCGCAAGGGCGTTCGTTTTCACAATGATAAGATAATGACCTCGCGAGACGTCGCATTTACTTTTCAAAGACTGCTCACAAGCTCGCCTGCGGAGTGGTTAACGTCCAAGATAAAGGAAATAAAAGAAACGAGCAAGTACAGCATTACCTTTGAGCTAAACGAGCCTAATGCGCTGTTTCTTCATTTCCTTTGTACGGAACGTTATTCCATTGTACCTGAAATGCTCGATGGTACTGGTTCTGATGAGCAGTTTGCCGTCATGCCTATTGGGACTGGACCGTTCAAAATTACCAAAAACAATGAGTCTATGCTCGTTGCAGAAGCCAATGAGTATTATTTGGAAGGTTGTCCTCATCTGGATCGCATTGAAATGTGGGTGTGGCCAAACTATGAGGAAAATCAAGAGCAGCTGCAGTCGGACGGTGAAGATCAACTGGTTTATTTTGAAGCGCAAATCAAGGAGAGTTTAAGGCCAGCGCTGGCCCAATTGGAGAAAGGCAGCACTTTTATTACCATCAATACAGCTAAAAAAGGCATCACACAGCAAAAGAAGTTCCGCCAAGCTTTGCACTTCGGAATAGATCGGCAGCAAATGATCCACGAATTAGGCGGCATTAGGCACCAGCCTTCAACCGGCTTTAATTTAGAGGATACGGATAAGGTTTTCTACAACGATTATGATACGCAACTAGCGGCAACATTGCTTGAAGAGTCAGGATATAAGGGCGAGACCATAACGCTATATACTTATGAAATGCCTGCGAATGATCAAACTTCGAAATGGCTGCAAAGGGTATACAAGCATTTAGGCATTTCAGTAGAAATCGTAAAGCTTTCGCTCGAAGAGCTTGCTAATCCCGAAATCATAATTAAAGCGGATATGATACTTAGTGGGGAAGTACTCGGAGAGCAGCCCGATATTTCGCTTATTGAGATGTATATGTCAAAGAACAGTTTTATTACGAACCATTTGGGTCCGGTTGACAAGATGAATATCAATCAACAAATTTCGAATTGTTTGCGGTATGAGAATTCAGATATTAGAATGGGTTATTTAATAAGCATACAAGAGGAGCTCAAACGAAATTTCAGCATATTGTTCTTATATCATAGCCTGCAGATTGTAGGACATCATCAAACGCTGCAAGGAATTTCGTTAAACGCATGGGGTAAAATCGATTATAAAAACGTCTGGTTAAGAAATACGTGATGAATAGATCGTTTTTATTTGGATTTGCGAGGTGGGATTATGAACGAGCAGGAGCTCATCGACAACATTGTCAAAGGTATAGACACCCTTCATGGCAGCAGTCGAATTTCAAAAATAAATAAAGGTTATATATACAATTGAATTGGAAGCGGGCCAAGAGCTTGCTAAGATGCATAAGTGGCATGCTCCTGCTTCAGTCTTGTCATGGCATGACCGTAAGCTTGCAAAGCATAAAAGCTATATCGAGCAATATATGGCTAGTGGGGCTCGAATGAAAGACGATGCGAAGATTCTATCTTTTATTGAACAAAATCTGTATCTGATGAAGGATCGGCCAAACGTTTTTCAGCACGATGATTTCCATGTGGGCAATTTAATTGTAAAAGAAGGCAGATTAGCAGGCGTCATTGATTTTAATCGATGGGACTGGGGAGATCCGGTACATGAATTTCTGAAGGCCGGGATGTTCAGCAGTGAAATCAGCATTCCATTTACGATGGGTACGATTAAAGGATATCATGGCGATCAAGAGCCTGATGAGAAGTTCTGGACCTTATATTCTCTTTATTTTGCGATGACGATTATCTCCTCAATCGTTTGGATATTGAAGGTGCGGCCAGCTGAGCTGCCTATTATGGTAGAGAAGCTGGAGCGAGTGTTAGAGGATCATCATTATTTTGACAGCATAGTTCCACGATGGTATTTGGAGGTTCAAGAATATGAGACCGGATCATTATAAGCTTATGTACGAATTTGTAAAATGGGCAGGCGGACATTCGCATATTACTGGAATTGCGTTGGTTGGGCCTTGTGCGGACGATGAGAGTGAAGAGGATTCGAATTTAAGTTTTCTTCTCGTTACCGAGAAGAAGCAAAAAACAGTAGATGCCATTTTATATCAGTTCCAATACGAGGCTATAGAGCAAGCGACGAAAGAGGAATATGCTTTGCTAACCTCTCTAAAAATAGAGTATGCAAGTGGAATCGAAGCTGACTTTGGTGTTGCAGATACCGAGTGGCTGCATAGGCCTTTGGAGCAGGGATTGGGTGACTTGTTAGTGCAAGGCTTCAAAGTCATTTGGGAACAAGAAGAGATGTTCGATGATATTTTGAGAGCGATTGCTAGACATGCTGTTGAACTAGAGAATGGGGCTCTTTAATAAAAAGCAGGCTGTACCTAATGGTCAAAAACCTTTA from Paenibacillus sp. FSL K6-3182 carries:
- the hisA gene encoding phosphoribosylformimino-5-aminoimidazole carboxamide ribotide isomerase, which translates into the protein MKFRPCIDLHDGKVKQIVGETLNAEIIENFVSKQDSAYYAELFKKDALTGGHVIMLGGGNEEAAVRALAAYPGGLQIGGGITADNAAFYLEKGASHIIVTSYIFKDGQLNEDHLAKIVAEVGKDRLVIDLSCKEKDGQWFVVTNQWKQFSEFVVNQQNISFLEQYCNEFLVHAVDVEGKQSGIQQSLVRSLADWVTIPTTYAGGARSIADMDQFNELSNGKLDLTIGSALDIFGGQLSYEEVVAYSNKA
- a CDS encoding ABC transporter substrate-binding protein — its product is MDVEEYYCRLRNTFLANPEREPIFLSMERICDILSCTRRNVQILLTKMMEKSYIEWLPGRGRGNLSQIVFLVSYRDIVLGKAKGLVEKGKINEAWSMLEMLQDPAVKSEIMTWLSELFGVKRDMEEKDILRFPFYRPLLRLDPAFVCRRMETHWIEQVFNTLVRYSNQDGKFHPQLAHYWESNVMKTSWTFFLRKGVRFHNDKIMTSRDVAFTFQRLLTSSPAEWLTSKIKEIKETSKYSITFELNEPNALFLHFLCTERYSIVPEMLDGTGSDEQFAVMPIGTGPFKITKNNESMLVAEANEYYLEGCPHLDRIEMWVWPNYEENQEQLQSDGEDQLVYFEAQIKESLRPALAQLEKGSTFITINTAKKGITQQKKFRQALHFGIDRQQMIHELGGIRHQPSTGFNLEDTDKVFYNDYDTQLAATLLEESGYKGETITLYTYEMPANDQTSKWLQRVYKHLGISVEIVKLSLEELANPEIIIKADMILSGEVLGEQPDISLIEMYMSKNSFITNHLGPVDKMNINQQISNCLRYENSDIRMGYLISIQEELKRNFSILFLYHSLQIVGHHQTLQGISLNAWGKIDYKNVWLRNT
- a CDS encoding aminoglycoside phosphotransferase family protein, which codes for MEAGQELAKMHKWHAPASVLSWHDRKLAKHKSYIEQYMASGARMKDDAKILSFIEQNLYLMKDRPNVFQHDDFHVGNLIVKEGRLAGVIDFNRWDWGDPVHEFLKAGMFSSEISIPFTMGTIKGYHGDQEPDEKFWTLYSLYFAMTIISSIVWILKVRPAELPIMVEKLERVLEDHHYFDSIVPRWYLEVQEYETGSL